In Gammaproteobacteria bacterium, one DNA window encodes the following:
- a CDS encoding GlsB/YeaQ/YmgE family stress response membrane protein has translation MNFILWIIIGGIIGWLASLVMKTDAQQGILLNIVVGIVGAFLGGLLLSPLFGVASMGQGNFSIPALFIAFLGAVILLAIVNLIRRGSVR, from the coding sequence ATCAATTTCATTCTGTGGATCATCATCGGCGGCATCATCGGCTGGCTGGCGAGCCTCGTCATGAAGACCGACGCACAGCAGGGCATACTCCTAAACATCGTCGTCGGTATCGTCGGTGCGTTTCTTGGCGGCCTGCTGCTCTCGCCACTGTTCGGCGTCGCCAGCATGGGCCAGGGCAATTTCAGCATCCCGGCCCTGTTTATCGCGTTTCTCGGCGCGGTGATTCTGCTGGCGATAGTCAATCTAATCCGCCGCGGCAGCGTTCGCTGA
- a CDS encoding PD-(D/E)XK nuclease family protein: MAGQTARHVGVVVHRVLQRITAEGMDAPGGVRIRSSSSTHRALLAALGVPQAPLTDAVERLEQAVLNTIGSERGRWLFAAGHSRARQEYALTGYVDGRLVNIKIDRTFVDADGVRWIIDYKTGTHEGGDIDKFLREEEQRYRPQLARYAALMHTLESRPIRAALFYPLITDGWREWPAD; the protein is encoded by the coding sequence GTGGCCGGCCAGACCGCGCGACACGTGGGCGTGGTGGTGCATCGCGTGCTGCAGCGCATCACCGCCGAAGGCATGGATGCCCCGGGCGGCGTGCGTATCCGCTCTTCGTCGTCCACGCATCGCGCGCTGCTGGCAGCACTTGGCGTGCCGCAAGCGCCGCTCACCGACGCGGTGGAAAGGCTCGAGCAGGCGGTGCTCAACACCATCGGCAGCGAGCGGGGCCGCTGGCTGTTCGCCGCCGGCCACTCGCGGGCGCGCCAGGAATATGCCCTAACCGGTTATGTCGATGGCCGTCTGGTCAACATCAAGATCGACCGCACCTTCGTGGACGCCGATGGCGTGCGCTGGATCATCGACTACAAAACCGGCACGCACGAGGGTGGCGACATCGATAAATTTCTGCGCGAAGAAGAGCAGCGTTATCGCCCGCAGCTAGCGCGCTACGCGGCGCTGATGCACACTCTCGAATCGAGACCGATCAGGGCGGCGTTGTTTTATCCGTTGATTACGGACGGCTGGCGCGAGTGGCCCGC